Proteins encoded together in one Paramagnetospirillum magnetotacticum MS-1 window:
- a CDS encoding SGNH/GDSL hydrolase family protein, which produces MAGNLLLTLVSCLTFLVVAELVAWQFNPPPSPGLPVDMFQGGPGGVWIMTPDFRGVMDNRVDFTNVPAAADSSGARIVPAAPAEAPRRLLVIGDSQTFGHGLSDEDSWPNRLQENLNRRDQAVKVSNLAIPAINIDQYLARVRVLAPSLGANDTILIGMSWNDLITPPSDQESNRIVAGHLVSVGTGDSETAIQARVRIYDFTGIRVPRFQNLKTFLDTLSQESALVSTLYPRAKAIYYRLRDHSPVADLVKAGVPEANFLMMRQIAELIAPTGARLVVVLLPERMFFEDGPFAVYSVNGRDFPTPDYQAALALPLCKDAAITCLNAFPLLHDHHREGLVFPVDGHFNAKGAVLIGDWLASELY; this is translated from the coding sequence TTGGCAGGGAACCTCCTGCTCACCCTGGTCTCCTGCCTGACCTTCCTGGTGGTGGCCGAGCTTGTCGCATGGCAATTCAATCCTCCGCCCAGCCCCGGCCTGCCCGTGGACATGTTTCAGGGCGGGCCGGGTGGCGTCTGGATCATGACCCCGGACTTCAGGGGGGTGATGGACAATCGGGTCGATTTCACCAATGTGCCCGCCGCCGCCGATTCATCCGGGGCCCGCATCGTCCCCGCGGCCCCCGCCGAGGCTCCGCGCCGCCTGCTGGTGATCGGCGACAGCCAGACCTTCGGGCACGGGCTTTCCGACGAGGATTCCTGGCCCAATCGCCTGCAGGAGAATCTCAATCGCCGCGATCAGGCGGTGAAGGTATCCAATCTGGCCATTCCGGCCATCAATATCGACCAGTACCTGGCCCGTGTCCGGGTCTTGGCGCCATCGCTGGGAGCCAACGACACGATATTGATCGGAATGAGCTGGAACGACCTCATCACGCCGCCTTCGGATCAGGAGTCCAACCGTATCGTGGCGGGCCATCTGGTCAGCGTCGGCACCGGCGACAGCGAGACCGCCATCCAAGCACGGGTGCGCATCTACGACTTTACCGGCATCAGGGTACCGCGCTTCCAGAACCTGAAGACCTTCCTGGACACGCTGAGCCAGGAATCCGCCCTGGTCTCCACCTTGTATCCGCGGGCCAAGGCCATCTATTACCGCCTTCGCGACCATTCGCCCGTGGCGGATCTGGTCAAGGCCGGGGTGCCCGAGGCCAATTTCCTGATGATGCGCCAGATCGCCGAACTGATCGCGCCCACCGGCGCGCGGCTGGTGGTTGTCCTCTTGCCTGAGCGGATGTTCTTCGAGGACGGGCCCTTCGCCGTCTATTCGGTGAATGGCCGGGACTTCCCCACCCCGGATTATCAGGCGGCCCTGGCCCTGCCCCTGTGCAAGGACGCCGCGATCACCTGCCTCAACGCATTCCCCCTCCTGCACGACCATCACCGCGAAGGGCTGGTCTTCCCCGTGGACGGGCATTTCAATGCCAAGGGCGCCGTCCTGATCGGTGACTGGCTGGCGTCCGAGTTGTATTGA
- a CDS encoding ChbG/HpnK family deacetylase: MPKIKSAITLCADDYGLTPGLGVAIRALIGQGRLQATGCMTGSAFWPDEAKLLQSLEGRAQFGVHLTLTDQRPLGPMPNLAPEGRLPPIGGMVRRSLLRRLDKSEIAAELERQVDSFETHMGRAPDFLDGHHHVHQLPIIRDVVVDLWRRRLKPQGGWVRSCWENPFAIARRGIDPIRATIIALLGIGLRHRMRAEGIPHNLSFRGVYDFSGKVPYRELFRRFTDSPGPKTLIMCHPGQVDDALRACERLTDQREVEWRFLESDACPLSLADRGITLTGP; this comes from the coding sequence ATGCCGAAGATAAAATCCGCCATCACCCTTTGCGCCGATGATTATGGACTGACCCCAGGCCTGGGTGTCGCCATTCGTGCCCTGATCGGGCAAGGCCGTCTTCAGGCCACAGGCTGCATGACCGGCTCGGCCTTCTGGCCCGATGAGGCGAAGCTGCTGCAGTCCCTGGAGGGCCGTGCCCAGTTCGGGGTGCACCTGACGCTGACCGATCAGCGGCCGCTGGGTCCCATGCCCAACCTGGCGCCCGAGGGGCGACTGCCGCCCATCGGCGGCATGGTCAGGCGCTCTCTCCTGCGCCGCCTGGACAAATCCGAGATCGCCGCCGAGTTGGAGCGTCAGGTCGATTCCTTCGAAACCCATATGGGGCGCGCGCCCGACTTCCTCGACGGCCATCACCATGTCCATCAGCTCCCCATCATCCGCGATGTGGTGGTGGATCTGTGGCGCCGCCGGTTGAAGCCCCAAGGCGGATGGGTTCGCTCCTGCTGGGAAAACCCCTTTGCCATTGCCCGACGCGGCATCGATCCCATCCGGGCCACCATCATCGCGCTGCTGGGGATCGGACTTCGCCACCGCATGCGGGCCGAGGGCATTCCCCACAATCTCAGCTTCCGGGGCGTCTATGACTTTTCCGGCAAGGTCCCTTACCGTGAACTGTTCCGGCGCTTCACCGATTCCCCTGGTCCCAAGACTCTGATCATGTGCCATCCCGGCCAGGTTGACGACGCGCTTCGCGCCTGCGAACGGCTGACCGACCAGCGCGAAGTGGAATGGCGCTTCCTGGAATCCGATGCCTGCCCCCTGTCCCTGGCTGACCGCGGCATCACCCTGACCGGGCCATGA
- the chrA gene encoding chromate efflux transporter → MSQLPSEAHPSFGEAVRVWVRIGLLSFGGPAAQIATMHRILVDERKWVGEARFLHALNFCMLLPGPEAQQLATYIGWLLHRTRGGIVAGTLFVLPGFLVMMGLAALYAGFHQVPLVDGLFWGIKPAVLAVVIEAILRIGRRALKSAEKVGIAIAAFLFIFLLDLPFPLIVLAAGVWGFLAARAGRAAFLPAEAGEGTKGAADRAVDEGAEHTRPNRGRSVRTAFICLILWLAPVALALFWGQGAFGAVGLFFSKMAVVTFGGAYAVLAYVAQQAVEVHHWLAPPEMLDGLGLAETTPGPLILVNQFVGFLAGFRNPGSLGPWMGGVVGASLTVWVTFVPCFLWILAGAPYVEVLRGYKALSGALAAITAAVVGVIFNLGLWFALHVLFGKVDETRAGPLRLFIPDPASLDPAALALAVAAAIAMLRLHLGMIPTLAAAGLSGIVWKLFLFP, encoded by the coding sequence ATGTCACAACTCCCATCTGAGGCTCATCCCTCTTTCGGCGAGGCCGTCCGGGTCTGGGTGCGCATCGGCCTGCTCAGTTTTGGTGGCCCTGCCGCCCAGATCGCCACCATGCACCGCATCCTGGTGGATGAACGCAAATGGGTGGGCGAGGCCCGCTTTCTCCATGCGTTGAATTTCTGCATGTTGCTGCCTGGGCCCGAGGCCCAGCAGCTGGCCACTTATATCGGCTGGCTCTTGCACCGGACGCGGGGCGGCATCGTGGCTGGAACCCTGTTCGTCCTGCCAGGCTTCCTGGTCATGATGGGGCTGGCCGCCCTCTATGCCGGTTTCCATCAGGTTCCCCTGGTGGACGGATTGTTCTGGGGCATCAAACCAGCGGTTCTGGCCGTGGTGATCGAGGCCATCTTGCGCATCGGCCGCCGGGCATTGAAATCAGCGGAGAAAGTGGGCATCGCCATTGCCGCCTTTCTCTTCATCTTCCTCCTGGATCTGCCCTTTCCCCTGATCGTGCTGGCGGCGGGAGTTTGGGGCTTCCTGGCGGCCAGGGCGGGGCGGGCGGCTTTTCTGCCTGCCGAGGCCGGGGAGGGAACCAAGGGAGCCGCCGACCGCGCCGTCGATGAAGGGGCGGAGCATACCCGTCCCAACCGTGGACGAAGTGTTCGGACGGCCTTCATTTGCCTGATTTTGTGGCTTGCGCCGGTCGCCCTGGCCTTGTTTTGGGGGCAAGGTGCTTTCGGGGCCGTTGGCCTGTTCTTCTCCAAGATGGCTGTGGTGACCTTTGGCGGAGCCTATGCGGTGTTGGCCTATGTGGCGCAGCAGGCGGTAGAGGTGCATCACTGGCTGGCCCCGCCCGAGATGCTGGACGGTCTGGGGCTGGCCGAGACCACGCCGGGGCCGCTGATCCTGGTCAATCAGTTCGTGGGCTTTCTGGCGGGCTTTCGCAATCCTGGCTCCCTCGGGCCCTGGATGGGGGGCGTTGTTGGGGCCAGTCTTACCGTGTGGGTAACCTTTGTGCCTTGTTTCCTGTGGATTCTGGCCGGAGCGCCCTATGTGGAAGTGTTGCGCGGCTACAAGGCGCTGTCCGGCGCCCTGGCGGCCATTACCGCGGCGGTGGTGGGCGTTATCTTCAATCTCGGCCTGTGGTTCGCCCTGCATGTGCTGTTCGGCAAGGTCGATGAGACGCGGGCCGGACCGCTGCGCCTGTTCATCCCCGATCCGGCCAGTCTCGATCCGGCCGCCCTGGCCCTGGCGGTGGCGGCCGCCATCGCCATGCTGCGTCTGCATCTGGGCATGATTCCCACCCTGGCGGCGGCAGGGCTGTCGGGGATCGTGTGGAAGCTATTTCTTTTTCCGTAG
- a CDS encoding MFS transporter, which produces MSPQSAALRLGTYYAALFVAVGIHIPFWPLWLQSRGLSASEIGLVAAAGYLTRILASPVIGHLADHGGQRRLLMIRLALAAGVIWLLFPLMGGFLPILVLSVVAIFPFTGLVPLGDTLAMMVVGRHGLDYGRARLWGSLSFIAAATLLGKTLESWPVTALPWLMSGALLLTAAACFGLPDIKVPRHEDKPPSLRPVLLNPLFLLFLGTTALNQMAHTVYYAFATIHWKAAGLSDMVIGLLWSEGVVAEVILFAVSNRVVGRFGPAALLLAAALGGTVRWLILGTTAALPLVVLAQLLHAATFGCAHLGAIHFIARAVPPGLSARTQGIFAAMAIGLAPGLITPFSGRLYESLGGGSYLAMAGLSALSALLAWALMRHWTSGGRITK; this is translated from the coding sequence ATGAGCCCACAATCCGCCGCCCTGCGGCTGGGAACCTACTACGCCGCCCTGTTCGTGGCGGTAGGTATTCACATCCCGTTCTGGCCGCTGTGGCTGCAAAGCCGGGGGCTCTCGGCTTCGGAAATCGGGCTGGTGGCCGCCGCTGGCTATCTGACCCGCATCCTGGCCAGCCCGGTGATCGGCCATCTGGCCGATCATGGCGGCCAGCGCCGCCTGCTGATGATCCGCCTTGCCCTGGCCGCCGGGGTGATCTGGCTGCTCTTTCCGCTGATGGGGGGATTCCTGCCCATTCTGGTGTTGAGCGTGGTGGCCATCTTCCCCTTCACCGGTCTGGTGCCTTTAGGCGACACCCTGGCCATGATGGTGGTCGGCCGCCATGGACTGGATTACGGACGGGCCCGGCTTTGGGGATCGCTGTCCTTCATCGCCGCCGCCACCTTGCTGGGCAAGACACTGGAATCCTGGCCGGTGACGGCGTTGCCCTGGCTGATGAGCGGAGCTCTGCTGCTGACCGCCGCCGCCTGTTTCGGCCTGCCCGACATCAAGGTTCCCCGGCACGAGGACAAGCCGCCCTCGTTGCGGCCAGTCCTGCTCAATCCGCTGTTCCTGCTCTTTTTGGGAACAACGGCGCTCAACCAGATGGCCCACACGGTTTATTACGCCTTCGCCACCATCCATTGGAAGGCGGCGGGGCTGTCGGACATGGTCATCGGCCTGTTATGGTCCGAAGGCGTGGTGGCCGAAGTCATCCTGTTCGCGGTCAGCAACCGGGTGGTGGGCCGCTTCGGTCCCGCCGCCCTGCTGCTGGCCGCCGCCTTGGGCGGGACGGTGCGCTGGCTGATATTGGGAACCACAGCCGCCCTGCCCCTGGTGGTCCTGGCCCAATTGCTGCACGCGGCGACGTTCGGCTGCGCCCATCTGGGAGCCATTCACTTCATCGCCCGCGCCGTCCCGCCGGGCCTGTCGGCCCGCACCCAGGGCATCTTCGCCGCCATGGCGATCGGACTGGCGCCCGGCCTGATAACGCCATTCAGCGGCAGGCTCTACGAAAGTCTGGGCGGCGGTTCCTATCTGGCCATGGCGGGCCTGTCCGCCCTGTCGGCGCTGCTGGCTTGGGCGTTGATGCGACACTGGACTTCAGGCGGCCGGATCACCAAGTGA